In one window of Frigoriglobus tundricola DNA:
- a CDS encoding WD40 repeat domain-containing protein: MTTPVTAAHSDETVPVRPSPLVKRVFGEPRFHTDGDIAAVAFAADGTLLSIDEAGVLRHWAADGKLLGRHFLSDLETLWCFNPTATVLASGNDDLILWDATSGQLLNRIEQPSGPEAWITALAFSADGRTVASGHDDGKVYFWDVAAQKFLGVIQAHPEKPTKKAVSAIAFSPNGAFVATAGEDLAVRVWDADSHALVAELKSHTDRVPSLAWAPDSQLLVSAGWDTSARAWRPPHPDPLMLLNSHADQVTVTAYSPDGKYLACADSDNDIHLWLDAEAAARGPVLRGHNEEIRSLCFSPDGTKLASAGADRVVHVWDVRDGKLLAGPNPKGRHAIAVIPGAPLKLASSGATNVRVWDVETGDEVAPTNLCPAFSVAASPDGKWLAVGGTDYFTQLWDAAEGHLAASLEATKPPVGFVTFSPDSKLLVHTSPADGLVWVWTCATGQPDLILVEAADACTLEAVAVHPNGRWVACGGIDYMGTGERDGAVCLWDLSTKEKLYTIDVGVVSLAFDPQGKYLAGAGLDDAVYVWDAETQTTVFVFGGHQQNINVVAFDPSGSYLLSGGDDGTVRAWDVLSGRQLVARAFDSPVQSLVFSPDGKYLFCGNGNTTCYQVEFKKFLEE; this comes from the coding sequence ATGACAACACCCGTTACTGCCGCCCACTCGGACGAAACTGTCCCGGTCCGCCCGTCCCCGCTCGTCAAGCGGGTGTTCGGCGAACCGCGGTTTCACACCGACGGCGACATTGCCGCCGTCGCCTTCGCCGCGGACGGCACGCTGCTCTCGATCGACGAAGCCGGGGTCCTCCGCCACTGGGCCGCCGACGGCAAGTTGCTCGGCCGGCACTTCCTCAGCGACCTCGAAACGCTGTGGTGCTTCAACCCGACCGCGACCGTTCTTGCTAGTGGCAACGACGACCTGATCCTGTGGGACGCCACCAGCGGGCAGCTCCTCAACCGCATCGAGCAGCCGTCCGGACCCGAGGCGTGGATCACCGCCCTCGCGTTCAGCGCCGACGGCCGCACCGTCGCCAGCGGGCACGACGACGGGAAGGTGTATTTCTGGGACGTGGCCGCTCAGAAGTTCCTGGGCGTGATCCAGGCCCATCCCGAAAAGCCGACCAAAAAGGCGGTGTCCGCGATCGCGTTCTCGCCCAACGGCGCGTTCGTCGCGACCGCGGGCGAGGACCTCGCGGTCCGCGTGTGGGACGCCGATTCGCACGCGCTGGTGGCCGAACTCAAGAGCCACACCGACCGCGTCCCGTCGCTGGCGTGGGCGCCCGACTCCCAACTGCTCGTCTCGGCCGGGTGGGACACCTCCGCCCGCGCGTGGCGGCCGCCGCACCCGGACCCGCTCATGCTGCTCAACAGCCACGCGGACCAGGTGACCGTGACCGCGTACAGCCCGGACGGCAAGTACCTCGCCTGCGCCGACTCGGACAACGACATCCACCTGTGGCTGGACGCCGAAGCGGCCGCCCGCGGCCCGGTGCTCCGCGGCCACAACGAAGAGATCCGCAGCCTCTGCTTCAGCCCGGACGGGACGAAGCTCGCCAGCGCCGGTGCGGACCGCGTGGTCCACGTGTGGGACGTGCGGGACGGTAAGCTGCTCGCGGGGCCGAACCCGAAGGGCCGGCACGCGATCGCGGTCATCCCCGGCGCGCCGCTCAAGCTCGCCAGCTCCGGCGCCACGAATGTGCGCGTCTGGGACGTGGAGACCGGCGACGAGGTGGCCCCGACGAACCTGTGCCCCGCGTTCTCCGTCGCGGCCAGCCCGGACGGGAAGTGGCTCGCCGTCGGCGGCACCGACTATTTCACGCAACTGTGGGACGCGGCCGAGGGGCACCTCGCGGCCTCCCTGGAAGCGACCAAGCCGCCGGTCGGGTTCGTCACGTTCAGCCCGGACTCGAAGTTGCTGGTTCACACTAGCCCGGCCGACGGGCTCGTGTGGGTGTGGACCTGCGCCACCGGCCAGCCCGACCTGATCCTGGTCGAAGCGGCCGACGCCTGCACGCTGGAAGCGGTCGCGGTGCACCCGAACGGCCGGTGGGTGGCGTGCGGCGGGATCGACTACATGGGCACCGGCGAGCGCGACGGCGCGGTGTGCCTGTGGGACCTGTCGACCAAGGAGAAGCTGTACACGATCGACGTGGGCGTGGTGTCGCTGGCGTTCGACCCGCAGGGCAAGTACCTGGCGGGCGCGGGCCTCGACGACGCCGTCTACGTGTGGGACGCGGAGACGCAGACCACGGTGTTCGTGTTCGGCGGGCACCAGCAGAACATCAACGTGGTGGCCTTCGACCCGTCGGGCAGCTACCTGCTGAGCGGCGGCGACGACGGCACCGTGCGGGCGTGGGACGTGCTGAGCGGCCGGCAGCTCGTGGCCCGCGCGTTCGACAGCCCGGTCCAGTCGCTCGTGTTCAGCCCGGACGGCAAGTACCTGTTCTGCGGCAACGGGAACACGACCTGCTACCAGGTCGAGTTCAAGAAGTTCCTCGAAGAGTGA